A window of Microtus pennsylvanicus isolate mMicPen1 unplaced genomic scaffold, mMicPen1.hap1 Scaffold_53, whole genome shotgun sequence contains these coding sequences:
- the LOC142842306 gene encoding olfactory receptor 4B1-like: MGKANNVTELIITGLFQDPEVQKVCFLLFLPVYLATVLGNGLIVTVVSVSKSLRSPMYIFLSSLSLVEICYSSTVVPKFIIDLLVKVKTISLKGCLTQIFFFHFWGVAEIFLLVVMAYDRYVAICKPLHYMNIMSHQVCHMLVGVSWLGGFLHSLVQVLITIQLPFCGPNVIDHYFCDLQPLFKLACTDTFVESVTVMANSGLIALYSFLVLVSSYVIILVNLRNHSAEGRRKALSTCASHITVVILFFGPAIFLYMRPSSTFTEDKLVAVFYTVITPMLNPIIYTLRNSEVKNAMRKLWVRKTYSQRVKVPNFCEQQFLPTFINTNTSSCNVRPVESVSHSAKPVDIATEQNIAGTLNEDVAQGLAVSHNVNDHGEVDHGYSKHQQGSLSYWFLAHLI; the protein is encoded by the exons ATGGGCAAGGCAAATAACGTGACTGAACTGATCATCACTGGCCTTTTCCAGGATCCAGAGGTGCAGAAAGTGTGCTTTTTGCTGTTCCTTCCCGTGTATCTGGCCACAGTGCTGGGCAATGGCCTCATTGTCACAGTAGTCAGTGTCAGTAAGAGTCTGCGTTCCCCCATGTACATCTTCCTCAGCTCCTTGTCCCTGGTGGAGATCTGTTACTCCTCTACTGTTGTCCCTAAGTTCATCATTGACTTACTCGTCAAAGTTAAAACCATCTCCCTGAAGGGCTGTCTGACTCAGatattctttttccatttttgggGAGTTGCTGAGATATTTTTGCTTGTGGTgatggcctatgatcgctatgtggccatctgcaaaccTCTTCACTATATGAATATCATGAGTCATCAAGTGTGTCACATGCTGGTGGGTGTTTCGTGGCTGGGGGGCTTTTTGCATTCTCTAGTTCAGGTTCTTATCACTATTCAGTTGCCCTTCTGTGGTCCCAATGTGATTGATCACTACTTTTGTGATCTCCAGCCGCTATTCAAGCTGGCTTGCACTGATACCTTTGTGGAGAGTGTCACCGTAATGGCTAATAGTGGCTTAATTGCTCTGTATTCCTTCCTAGTCTTGGTGTCTTCCTATGTCATTATCCTTGTCAACTTGAGGAATCATTCTGCAGAGGGGAGGCGCAAGGCCCTTTCCACCTGTGCCTCTCACATCACTGTGGTCATCTTGTTCTTTGGACCTGCCATATTCCTCTACATGAGACCTTCCTCTACTTTTACTGAAGACAAACTTGTGGCTGTGTTCTACACAGTCATCACCCCCATGCTGAATCCCATCATCTACACACTCAGAAATTCAGAGGTGAAAAATGCCATGAGAAAGTTGTGGGTCAGAAAAAC CTATAGCCAGAGAGTTAAGGTGCCCAACTTCTGTGAACAACAGTTTTTACCTACATTTATCAATACAAACACTA GTTCCTGCAACGTAAGACCCGTGGAGTCGGTCAGTCACTCAGCAAAACCAGTGGACATTGCCACGGAGCAGAATATTGCTGGGACC CTCAATGAAGATGTGGCCCAAGGGCTTGCTGTCAGCCACAATGTCAACGATCATGGTGAAGTTGACCATGGCTACAGCAAACATCAACAGGG
- the LOC142842309 gene encoding olfactory receptor 4X2-like, protein MANIHNVTEFIFLGLSPNQEVQRICFVIFLLLYTAIVLGNLLMVVTVTASRSLGSPMYFFLSSLSFVEICYSSTTVPKLIFDLLAQKKSISVWGCITQLFFIHFFGGIEMFLLTVMAYDRYVAICKPLHYTSIMNRQVCAVLVGTAWTGGFVHSIAQILLIFHLPFCGPNIIDHYFCDVLPLLKLACSNTFLNGLLIVANGGTLSVISFVVLLASYVIILFHLRTQSSEGRRKALSTCGSHVTVVVLFFAPCVFIYLRPSATLPVDKMVAVFYTVITPLLNPIIYSLRNAEVKKAMKTLWIRTVKVDKK, encoded by the coding sequence ATGGCTAACATACACAATGTAACTGAGTTCATTTTTCTGGGACTCTCTCCCAATCAAGAGGTACAGAGAATTTGCTTTGtgatatttctgctcttgtacaCAGCCATTGTTCTTGGGAATCTCCTCATGGTGGTCACTGTCACAGCCAGCAGAAGTCTTGGATcccccatgtactttttccttAGTTCCCTCTCCTTTGTGGAGATCTGCTACTCCTCTACAACAGTGCCCAAACTCATCTTTGATCTCCTAGCTCAGAAGAAATCCATATCTGTATGGGGCTGCATTACACAGCTTTTCTTCATCCACTTCTTTGGTGGTATTGAGATGTTCCTGCTCACggtgatggcctatgaccgctatgtggccatctgcaagccCCTGCACTACACCAGTATCATGAACAGACAGGTGTGTGCCGTCCTTGTGGGAACAGCGTGGACGGGAGGCTTTGTGCATTCTATTGCCcagattcttctcatctttcaCTTACCTTTCTGTGGTCCCAATATCATTGACCATTATTTCTGTGATGTGCTTCCTCTGCTCAAACTTGCCTGCTCAAATACCTTCCTCAATGGCCTGCTGATTGTTGCCAATGGGGGAACACTGTCTGTGATCAGTTTTGTGGTCCTCTTAGCATCCTACGTGATTATCTTGTTTCATCTGAGAACTCAGAGTTCTGAGGGACGACGCAAAGCTCTGTCCACCTGTGGATCCCATGTCACTGTAGTTGTCTTATTCTTTGCACCCTGCGTCTTTATCTATCTGAGACCGTCAGCCACTTTGCCTGTAGACAAGATGGTAGCTGTGTTCTACACAGTGATAACTCCCCTCCTTAACCCTATCATCTATTCCCTAAGAAATGCAGAAGTGAAGAAAGCCATGAAGACTCTATGGATCAGGACGGTGAAAGTAGATAAAAAATAG